A region of Subdoligranulum variabile DNA encodes the following proteins:
- a CDS encoding TrkH family potassium uptake protein, with protein MKTITRYLKKQPPARIIALGFALAILLGAVLLKLPVSVRDTATVSWTDALFTSTSAVCVTGLIAVDSAESFTPFGQVILAALIQMGGLGVTSIGMGLALAAGRRISLKGRSLVREALNVDSFEGMIRLVRAVFFLTICFEVAGVVCSFPVFVQDFPPLHALWISIFHSVAAFNNSGFDILGGLRNLIPYHDSIWLNLVTCALIIFGGIGFLVMMDVVKCRFRFHKYTLHTKVVLTTTAVLLAAGTLLLQFTDHMGWMAAFFHSVSARTAGFSTVNIGTLSDAGLFVLIILMFIGASPGSTGGGIKTTTFFVLMQEVWCIFTKRRPGAFHRRLPAGSLAKAATILLLGVIVVCTGTFLLCVLEPEATFVQLLFEDVSAFGTVGLSTGITSGLRNASKFVLILTMYTGRVGAFTLLSIWVERPTPVARYTEEAITIG; from the coding sequence AAAACAGCCCCCGGCGCGGATCATCGCCCTGGGCTTTGCCCTGGCCATCCTGCTGGGTGCGGTGCTGCTCAAACTGCCCGTCTCGGTGCGGGACACCGCCACCGTCTCCTGGACCGACGCCCTCTTCACCTCCACCAGCGCGGTCTGCGTCACCGGCCTCATCGCGGTGGATTCCGCCGAGTCCTTCACCCCCTTCGGCCAGGTCATCCTGGCGGCCCTCATCCAGATGGGCGGCCTGGGGGTGACCTCCATCGGCATGGGACTGGCCCTGGCGGCAGGGCGGCGCATCAGCCTCAAGGGGCGGTCCCTGGTGCGGGAGGCCCTCAACGTGGACAGCTTCGAGGGGATGATCCGCCTGGTGCGGGCGGTCTTCTTCCTGACGATCTGCTTCGAGGTGGCCGGCGTGGTGTGCAGCTTCCCGGTCTTCGTGCAGGATTTCCCGCCGCTCCACGCGCTGTGGATCAGCATTTTCCACTCGGTGGCGGCCTTCAACAACTCGGGATTTGACATTTTGGGCGGGCTGCGCAACCTGATCCCCTACCACGACAGCATCTGGCTCAACCTGGTGACCTGCGCCCTCATCATCTTCGGCGGCATCGGGTTCCTGGTCATGATGGATGTGGTCAAATGCCGGTTCCGCTTCCACAAATACACCCTGCACACCAAGGTGGTACTCACCACCACCGCCGTGCTGCTGGCGGCGGGCACCCTGCTGCTCCAGTTCACCGACCACATGGGCTGGATGGCTGCCTTCTTCCACAGCGTGTCCGCCCGAACGGCGGGCTTTTCCACCGTCAACATCGGAACCTTGAGCGACGCCGGCCTCTTTGTGCTCATCATCCTCATGTTCATCGGCGCCTCGCCGGGATCTACCGGCGGCGGCATCAAGACCACCACCTTCTTCGTGCTCATGCAGGAGGTGTGGTGTATCTTCACCAAGCGGCGGCCCGGGGCCTTCCACCGGCGGCTGCCCGCGGGCTCCCTGGCCAAGGCGGCCACCATCCTGCTGCTGGGCGTCATCGTGGTCTGCACCGGGACCTTCCTGCTCTGCGTGCTGGAACCGGAAGCCACCTTTGTCCAGCTGCTGTTTGAGGATGTGTCGGCCTTCGGCACGGTGGGCCTTTCCACCGGCATCACGTCGGGACTGCGGAACGCCAGCAAGTTCGTGCTGATCCTGACCATGTACACCGGGCGCGTGGGCGCCTTCACGCTGCTTTCCATCTGGGTGGAGCGCCCGACCCCCGTGGCGCGCTACACCGAGGAAGCCATCACCATCGGATGA